A part of Maridesulfovibrio hydrothermalis AM13 = DSM 14728 genomic DNA contains:
- a CDS encoding Mrp/NBP35 family ATP-binding protein: MSSSCGSCSSAPKKDGGKTSAAHALQDELITSTLQKIKYKIFVMSGKGGVGKSSVAVNIAAALADKGFKVGILDVDIHGPSVPHLLGITGQLEVERGNLVVPKKVNDNLHVVSMESLLKDPDQAVLWRGPMKTSAIRQFISDVQWGELDFLVVDSPPGTGDEPMTVLKTIPESLAVVVTTPQEVSLADVRKAINFLQYAKANIMGVVENMSGLVCPHCSEHIDLFKKGGGKKLAEKYGLPFLGAIPLDPTTVVAGDLGKPVVLLEENCPAKVAFRAVADEIAAAAESSLEVASSTHT; encoded by the coding sequence ATGAGTTCATCATGTGGTTCCTGTTCTTCTGCTCCCAAGAAGGACGGAGGTAAAACTAGTGCTGCCCATGCTTTGCAGGATGAGTTAATTACTTCCACTCTGCAAAAGATTAAATACAAAATTTTTGTAATGAGCGGTAAAGGCGGCGTCGGCAAAAGCTCTGTGGCTGTGAATATCGCCGCTGCTCTTGCTGATAAAGGGTTCAAAGTGGGCATTCTGGACGTTGATATTCATGGTCCAAGTGTACCTCATCTGCTCGGAATCACCGGACAGCTTGAAGTTGAACGCGGTAATCTTGTAGTTCCCAAAAAAGTCAACGACAACCTGCATGTGGTCTCCATGGAATCGCTGCTCAAAGACCCCGATCAGGCTGTTCTCTGGCGCGGTCCTATGAAAACTTCTGCAATCAGACAGTTTATCTCAGACGTTCAATGGGGCGAGCTTGATTTTCTGGTTGTAGATTCCCCCCCCGGAACCGGTGATGAGCCTATGACTGTGCTTAAGACTATCCCTGAATCTTTGGCTGTTGTTGTTACAACTCCTCAGGAAGTGTCTCTGGCTGATGTTAGAAAGGCGATCAATTTTCTACAGTACGCTAAAGCAAATATTATGGGCGTTGTCGAAAATATGAGCGGACTTGTTTGTCCTCATTGTTCAGAGCATATTGATCTGTTCAAAAAGGGCGGCGGCAAAAAACTGGCTGAAAAATATGGACTGCCTTTTCTCGGGGCGATTCCTCTTGATCCCACAACTGTTGTTGCCGGTGATCTCGGTAAGCCCGTTGTTCTTCTTGAAGAAAATTGTCCGGCAAAGGTTGCATTCAGGGCCGTTGCAGATGAGATTGCAGCAGCAGCTGAAAGCAGTCTTGAAGTTGCTTCGAGCACTCATACCTAA
- the pgsA gene encoding CDP-diacylglycerol--glycerol-3-phosphate 3-phosphatidyltransferase: MFNFANSLTFGRILTIPLIVALLCFPSKITMFLAAFLFFIAGLTDFFDGYIARRTNQVTNLGKFLDPLADKLLICSVLIMLTELGLVSGWITVVIVCRELAVTGLRAIASDMGMVLAADKLGKLKTLMQSLALGPLLLHYQYIGMDMHQVGTMILYVAVVLTVVSGANYMYNLHKVWLTSE; encoded by the coding sequence ATGTTCAATTTTGCAAATTCCCTGACTTTTGGACGCATCTTAACTATACCTCTTATCGTTGCGCTTCTTTGCTTTCCAAGCAAGATCACGATGTTTCTGGCGGCTTTTCTTTTTTTTATAGCCGGTCTTACAGATTTTTTTGACGGGTATATTGCCCGCAGAACTAATCAGGTAACCAACCTTGGCAAATTTCTTGATCCACTGGCGGATAAGCTTCTTATCTGTTCGGTTCTGATTATGCTTACCGAACTGGGGCTGGTCAGCGGCTGGATTACCGTGGTGATTGTTTGCAGGGAGCTTGCAGTTACAGGGCTGAGGGCCATTGCTTCCGATATGGGGATGGTGCTTGCAGCTGATAAGCTTGGCAAATTAAAAACACTTATGCAGAGCCTTGCCCTTGGTCCGCTTTTGCTCCATTATCAGTACATCGGTATGGATATGCATCAGGTCGGAACGATGATTCTTTACGTGGCAGTTGTTTTAACTGTGGTTTCAGGTGCTAATTATATGTACAATTTGCACAAAGTCTGGTTAACTAGCGAATAA
- a CDS encoding FtsB family cell division protein: protein MLLRRFLLGLLVLINLVLLMRLGLSEQGVFGYLDLDEKVQALDHKIKVADNRTIELSREIRRLKSDRAYQEKIIRSRMNYVKENELLYIFPDTGKVKNPGAGADAKQN from the coding sequence ATGCTGCTGCGTAGATTTTTGCTGGGACTTCTGGTTCTCATCAACCTTGTGCTTCTTATGCGTCTGGGACTCAGCGAGCAGGGAGTGTTCGGTTACCTTGATCTGGATGAAAAGGTTCAGGCACTGGATCATAAAATAAAAGTAGCGGACAACCGCACTATTGAACTGAGCAGGGAAATCAGGCGTTTAAAGTCTGATCGTGCTTATCAGGAAAAGATCATCCGCAGTCGGATGAATTATGTTAAGGAAAATGAATTACTTTATATCTTCCCTGATACAGGGAAAGTAAAGAATCCGGGAGCAGGTGCAGATGCAAAGCAAAATTGA
- a CDS encoding tetratricopeptide repeat protein: protein MQSKIEWYQEVLALEPSSKVFFPLARLYVEIGSHEKAVTTLRMGLDRHPDYLEARLLLVETLAKLDRNSEAKAAVAPLTRLFSSYPSFWKMWGDSVSDGNNDVAGAMAFLFSALHGSPMSWSDVMAEGIKKLTGISPQEPSTKDCSEVLDEPSSFKRPEDVEDSELLTQEIEEAAARVGLDGEADEELTSSVVMDNLKTKTMAEVLASQGDLEGALDIYRELLTNASESEKEDLMTFMAEISERISRAHSEGKDSADAEENDPYCKNAKNKLMSTLEILAGRLEARANR from the coding sequence ATGCAAAGCAAAATTGAGTGGTATCAGGAAGTTCTGGCCCTTGAACCAAGCTCTAAAGTTTTTTTCCCTTTAGCACGTCTTTACGTGGAAATCGGGAGTCATGAAAAAGCTGTCACCACTCTCAGGATGGGGCTTGATCGCCATCCTGACTATCTTGAAGCCCGCCTGCTTCTTGTAGAAACTCTTGCCAAACTTGACCGCAATTCAGAGGCCAAAGCCGCTGTTGCGCCGCTTACAAGACTTTTTTCTTCATACCCCTCGTTTTGGAAAATGTGGGGCGATTCTGTTTCAGACGGTAATAATGATGTTGCCGGAGCTATGGCCTTTTTGTTTTCCGCACTTCATGGCTCGCCCATGTCATGGTCGGATGTCATGGCTGAGGGTATTAAAAAACTGACAGGTATCAGCCCGCAGGAGCCTTCTACTAAAGATTGTTCTGAAGTTCTTGATGAGCCGTCTTCCTTTAAACGGCCGGAAGATGTGGAAGACAGTGAGCTGCTTACTCAGGAAATTGAAGAGGCCGCCGCGCGGGTCGGTCTTGACGGAGAGGCTGATGAAGAACTAACCAGTTCTGTGGTCATGGATAATCTGAAAACTAAGACCATGGCTGAAGTTCTCGCATCTCAGGGAGACCTTGAAGGTGCTCTTGATATATATAGAGAGCTGCTCACTAATGCCAGTGAAAGCGAGAAGGAAGACCTGATGACTTTTATGGCAGAAATTTCTGAAAGAATCAGCCGTGCGCACAGTGAAGGCAAAGACAGTGCTGATGCCGAAGAGAATGATCCGTATTGCAAAAATGCCAAGAATAAGCTGATGAGTACCCTTGAGATTTTAGCCGGACGCCTCGAAGCCAGAGCCAACCGGTAG
- the fbp gene encoding class 1 fructose-bisphosphatase has protein sequence MTQQITVTEHLLLHQKQIPGATGQFTHLFNELILSAKIISREVNKAGLVDVLGFTGEINVQGEEVKKLDEYANRILIHRMARSGVLCAMASEENADIIEIPHGLPQGGYIIIFDPLDGSSNIDVNVNIGTIFSIHRRKSKIGTPVQATDVLQAGDEQVAAGYILYGSSTMLVFTTGDGVHGFTLDPGVGEFLLSHPNIKVPDTGKIYSVNEGYWPFWSEATKKVVNYFKSTDNIHGKPYSLRYIGSLVADFHRNLIYGGVFMYPADHRDPAKPKGKLRLMCEAAPMAMLIEQAGGKATDGNQRIMEIEPDDLHQRVPLFIGSRHEVDTISAIYKEHNG, from the coding sequence ATGACCCAGCAGATTACTGTTACTGAGCACCTGTTACTTCATCAAAAGCAAATTCCCGGTGCAACTGGGCAGTTTACTCATCTTTTTAACGAACTGATTCTTTCTGCGAAAATTATTTCCAGAGAAGTGAATAAAGCTGGTCTTGTAGATGTTCTCGGTTTCACCGGTGAGATTAATGTACAGGGCGAAGAAGTTAAAAAGCTTGATGAATATGCCAACCGGATCCTTATTCACCGCATGGCCCGTTCAGGAGTTCTGTGTGCTATGGCGTCTGAAGAAAATGCAGACATCATAGAAATACCACACGGTTTACCGCAAGGTGGCTATATTATTATTTTTGACCCGCTTGACGGCTCATCAAATATTGATGTGAATGTTAATATCGGAACAATTTTCTCTATCCATCGCCGCAAAAGCAAGATCGGAACGCCAGTTCAAGCTACAGATGTTTTGCAGGCCGGTGATGAGCAGGTTGCTGCCGGATATATTTTATATGGCTCCTCTACCATGCTTGTCTTCACTACAGGTGACGGTGTGCACGGGTTTACGCTTGATCCCGGTGTAGGTGAATTTCTTCTTTCCCACCCAAATATCAAGGTTCCCGATACCGGAAAGATTTATTCAGTCAATGAAGGGTATTGGCCTTTCTGGAGTGAGGCTACCAAAAAGGTTGTCAACTACTTCAAATCAACCGATAATATTCATGGGAAACCGTATAGCTTACGGTATATCGGCTCGCTTGTGGCTGATTTTCATAGGAATCTTATTTATGGTGGTGTTTTTATGTATCCCGCTGACCATCGAGATCCGGCTAAACCGAAAGGTAAGCTGAGGCTTATGTGCGAGGCTGCCCCTATGGCAATGCTTATAGAGCAGGCAGGAGGCAAAGCGACCGACGGCAATCAGCGTATTATGGAAATCGAGCCGGATGATCTTCACCAGCGCGTACCTCTTTTCATTGGTTCAAGGCATGAAGTTGATACTATAAGTGCTATCTACAAGGAGCATAACGGTTAA
- the tsaD gene encoding tRNA (adenosine(37)-N6)-threonylcarbamoyltransferase complex transferase subunit TsaD, with protein sequence MLCLGIESSCDETGLALVRDGRLIAEKLASQVDVHAVFGGVVPEIASREHLRVLPVLFRELLKEQSLTVADIDVVAVARGPGLQGCLLMGLNFAKGLAFSSGATLVGVNHLWAHLTAAGLDQELQFPSLGVLVSGGHTHIYFIESPTMFTLLGRTLDDAAGEAFDKTAKSMNLPYPGGKLVDDLGKLGKVDKKMFPVPYIKNDNLDFSFSGLKTAVVTYVNAHPELRLDAMGLPDPATESAEITSARNNMLASFNYVVGRKLEVKVERALKRNRGVKSLIVAGGVAANSVVRSVMAGVADRFAIPLVLPSMHLCTDNGAMIAYAGYLMAESGYRHGLDLEAIPRGRVVPSDWICD encoded by the coding sequence ATGCTTTGTCTTGGTATTGAAAGCTCCTGTGATGAAACAGGGCTTGCCCTTGTTCGCGACGGAAGGTTGATAGCTGAAAAACTTGCTTCACAGGTTGATGTTCATGCCGTCTTTGGCGGAGTCGTCCCCGAAATAGCTTCACGTGAACATTTACGGGTGCTGCCGGTTCTTTTCAGGGAGCTGTTAAAAGAACAATCGCTTACTGTTGCTGATATCGATGTTGTCGCAGTTGCCAGAGGACCGGGGCTTCAAGGTTGTTTGCTCATGGGGCTTAACTTTGCCAAAGGGCTTGCTTTTTCAAGCGGGGCCACTCTGGTTGGGGTTAATCATTTATGGGCGCATTTGACAGCCGCGGGGCTTGATCAGGAACTGCAATTCCCTTCGCTAGGGGTGCTGGTTTCCGGCGGACATACTCATATTTATTTTATAGAAAGTCCGACAATGTTCACTCTTCTGGGCAGAACTCTTGATGATGCCGCAGGGGAGGCCTTTGATAAGACTGCTAAATCTATGAATCTACCGTATCCGGGTGGAAAGCTTGTTGACGATCTAGGTAAACTCGGTAAAGTCGACAAAAAAATGTTCCCCGTTCCATATATTAAAAATGATAATCTGGATTTCAGTTTCAGCGGCCTTAAAACCGCTGTTGTTACGTATGTGAATGCTCATCCAGAACTCCGCCTTGATGCAATGGGACTGCCTGATCCTGCGACTGAAAGTGCCGAGATAACTTCGGCGCGTAATAATATGCTGGCCTCATTTAATTATGTGGTCGGACGAAAACTTGAGGTCAAGGTTGAGAGAGCATTAAAGCGCAATAGGGGAGTGAAATCTCTTATTGTGGCAGGCGGGGTGGCGGCGAACTCTGTTGTTCGCTCTGTCATGGCGGGGGTGGCTGACAGATTTGCTATTCCGCTGGTGCTTCCGTCGATGCACTTGTGTACGGATAACGGAGCAATGATCGCTTACGCCGGATATCTTATGGCAGAATCCGGATATAGGCACGGTCTGGATCTTGAAGCAATTCCGCGGGGCCGGGTGGTGCCTTCTGACTGGATTTGTGACTGA
- the trxA gene encoding thioredoxin yields MALQVTDANFQEEVLSSDKPVLVDFWAPWCGPCRAMGPVIDELSEEFSGQVKICKMNVDDNPASPGKYGIRAIPTLILFKDGEVVDQTTGAVSKSSIKEMISSKAL; encoded by the coding sequence ATGGCTTTGCAGGTAACCGATGCTAATTTTCAAGAAGAAGTTCTGAGTAGTGATAAGCCTGTTCTGGTAGATTTCTGGGCTCCCTGGTGCGGTCCCTGTCGCGCTATGGGGCCTGTTATTGATGAGCTTTCCGAAGAGTTTTCCGGTCAGGTTAAAATCTGCAAAATGAATGTAGATGATAATCCTGCATCCCCGGGAAAATATGGTATCCGTGCAATCCCTACACTTATCCTTTTTAAAGACGGAGAAGTTGTTGACCAGACTACAGGTGCGGTTTCAAAAAGCAGCATCAAGGAAATGATCAGCAGTAAGGCTCTGTAA
- the trxB gene encoding thioredoxin-disulfide reductase, whose translation MRSYDAVVIGGGPAGMAAALYLARAGVHFLVVEKLSHGGQMLLTDELENFPGFPDGVKGYELADRMDEHVKQYEFDHHYDEVQKVIPGEEFHEVVIDGEHIKTRVIIIASGVTFRKLKVPNEEKLLGRGVSYCALCDGNFFKGKKVAVIGGGNSALEESIYLSRLVKKLYLVHRRGEFRADKVYQDKCLANPVIEPVLNAVVSKIIGDDEVVGVETRNTETGEYSILDVDGVFIFVGYNAVCSFFPENLALDQYGFIKTTCEMESSIPGIYAAGDIRSKKCRQVVTAVGDGATAATAAFAYLEHK comes from the coding sequence ATGAGGTCTTATGACGCCGTAGTTATTGGGGGCGGCCCTGCCGGAATGGCGGCCGCCCTTTATCTTGCGAGGGCGGGAGTTCATTTTCTCGTCGTCGAAAAACTGTCCCACGGGGGGCAGATGCTCTTAACTGATGAGCTGGAAAATTTCCCGGGATTTCCTGACGGAGTCAAGGGGTACGAGCTGGCTGACAGAATGGATGAGCACGTCAAACAATATGAGTTTGATCATCATTATGATGAGGTGCAAAAGGTTATTCCCGGTGAAGAGTTTCATGAGGTAGTAATTGACGGTGAACATATCAAAACCCGGGTGATCATAATTGCTTCGGGGGTGACTTTTAGAAAACTTAAAGTTCCCAATGAAGAGAAATTGCTGGGGCGCGGAGTTTCTTATTGCGCTTTGTGTGACGGTAATTTTTTTAAAGGCAAAAAGGTTGCTGTCATTGGAGGCGGAAATTCCGCTCTTGAAGAATCGATCTATCTTTCCAGGCTTGTAAAGAAGCTGTATTTGGTACACCGCAGGGGCGAATTCCGTGCGGATAAGGTTTATCAGGACAAATGTCTTGCCAATCCTGTGATTGAACCTGTACTAAATGCCGTTGTTTCAAAAATTATCGGGGATGATGAAGTTGTCGGTGTTGAAACGCGCAATACTGAAACCGGCGAATACTCTATCTTAGACGTTGATGGAGTGTTTATTTTTGTCGGTTATAACGCTGTTTGCAGCTTTTTTCCCGAGAACCTTGCTCTTGATCAATACGGTTTTATTAAAACCACCTGCGAGATGGAATCCAGCATACCCGGCATATACGCTGCCGGTGATATCAGATCCAAAAAATGCAGGCAGGTTGTCACCGCAGTAGGTGACGGTGCCACAGCTGCAACAGCTGCTTTTGCATATCTGGAACATAAATAA
- a CDS encoding outer membrane protein assembly factor BamD has product MRIRILSIVLFYFLFISISGCGVIDYYFLPKPEDTAQELYEAGVESMKEKDYSDASEFFSKLKDRYPFSPYTVKAEVSLGDALFLDGKYFDASEAYKEFAALHPGNEEIPYVLYQIGLSNFSLFGSIDRPQTNISEALEYFYRVEEAYPDSEYAKASKEYIVKCRRSLADHELYIADFFWRSAKFGSAWKRYAFVVRNFKDLPAVRKYAMKQAEMSYYEYQKTLSQEEREKLQGSWKELVDWL; this is encoded by the coding sequence ATGCGAATCAGAATTTTATCAATAGTACTGTTTTATTTTTTGTTTATAAGTATCAGTGGTTGCGGCGTAATTGACTATTACTTTCTTCCTAAACCTGAAGATACTGCACAGGAGCTTTATGAGGCCGGTGTGGAATCTATGAAGGAAAAAGATTATAGTGATGCGTCAGAATTTTTTTCCAAACTTAAGGATCGTTATCCATTCAGCCCTTACACGGTTAAGGCTGAAGTAAGTCTTGGTGATGCATTGTTTCTTGATGGCAAATATTTTGATGCTTCTGAAGCATATAAAGAATTTGCAGCTCTGCATCCGGGGAATGAAGAAATTCCTTATGTGCTCTATCAAATTGGACTTAGTAACTTTTCACTTTTCGGATCAATTGATAGACCGCAGACCAATATCAGTGAAGCTCTTGAGTATTTTTACAGAGTTGAAGAGGCATACCCTGACAGCGAATATGCCAAAGCCTCAAAAGAATATATTGTAAAATGCCGCCGTTCTTTAGCGGATCATGAACTCTATATTGCTGATTTTTTCTGGAGATCAGCAAAATTCGGTTCAGCATGGAAGCGATATGCTTTTGTTGTTAGAAATTTTAAGGATCTGCCTGCAGTGCGAAAGTATGCCATGAAGCAGGCCGAAATGTCTTATTATGAATACCAGAAAACTCTCTCTCAGGAAGAGCGGGAAAAACTTCAGGGAAGCTGGAAGGAACTCGTTGACTGGTTGTAG
- a CDS encoding histidinol dehydrogenase — protein MFTFPEWLQDYQIKDEEFAGAYEMISPQQRAWLKKTIAQVYAVNSPENPQKTWTVNTWRGGFETEVSGSPLDWVVMLIDKGSVSAVRILAALTPALACGVKNVLVAFTGDGEISPAVLTGFELAGQEDVVCVSSDRLSELLSYVAGSGFNGTVLDMRSVAERLPYSAQMRYWRGPKISIISVCKDENLPDMDVLAFAHPDVDFVCVEEESLEDAPGQAIVVPAELVGDVLSKFRIVLAHGQEGCWIWNDFDSSFFRQESVALAVAE, from the coding sequence ATGTTTACATTTCCTGAATGGTTACAAGATTATCAGATAAAAGACGAAGAATTTGCAGGGGCGTACGAAATGATTTCCCCCCAGCAACGGGCGTGGCTTAAAAAGACCATCGCTCAAGTTTATGCCGTGAATTCTCCTGAAAATCCACAAAAAACTTGGACTGTTAATACTTGGCGTGGTGGATTTGAGACCGAAGTTTCTGGTTCTCCGCTGGACTGGGTGGTAATGTTGATTGATAAGGGTAGTGTTTCAGCGGTCAGGATACTTGCTGCGCTTACTCCTGCGCTGGCCTGCGGTGTTAAAAACGTGCTGGTCGCTTTTACGGGGGACGGGGAGATTTCACCGGCTGTGCTGACCGGCTTTGAACTGGCTGGTCAAGAAGATGTCGTATGTGTTTCAAGTGACCGGCTTTCAGAGCTGCTTAGTTATGTTGCAGGCTCCGGATTTAACGGAACTGTGCTGGATATGCGCTCCGTTGCTGAAAGACTGCCGTACTCGGCTCAGATGCGGTACTGGCGCGGTCCGAAAATTTCTATTATATCTGTTTGTAAAGATGAGAATTTACCTGATATGGATGTCTTGGCATTTGCGCATCCTGACGTGGATTTTGTATGTGTTGAAGAAGAGTCGCTTGAAGATGCCCCCGGTCAGGCTATAGTTGTTCCGGCTGAACTTGTGGGTGATGTTTTGAGCAAATTCAGAATTGTGTTGGCTCATGGTCAGGAAGGATGCTGGATCTGGAATGATTTTGACAGTTCTTTTTTCAGACAGGAATCTGTTGCTCTAGCTGTAGCTGAATAA
- the fusA gene encoding elongation factor G — MNKKPDFSARGIGRIRNIGIIAHIDAGKTTVTERMLYFSGKIHRLGEVHEGTATMDYMPEEQDRGITITSAVTTCYWGQNTINIIDTPGHVDFTIEVERSLRVLDGAVGVFCAVGGVEPQSETVWRQSEGYSVPKLVFINKMDRLGADFEAVLESMSDKLSIKSLPVQVPDGGGDEFSAVYDLIRMKKLVFNQEENGEVFEAFDLTEQDEDFVTPWREGLCDALSEVDDEFMERYLEDDIDPDYIESVIRKATLNLELVPVFAGSALKNIGVQPLMDGVGKFLPSPLEAPEVTGFDPDTGVERVVEASVSAPFQALAFKILMDAGRKMVLMRIYSGRIEPGDIVQNFTQRTTERIARLFRMHAGRKESIDVAGIGDIVAVAGLKDTRTGDTLSLAEKPLVLENIGLYKPVISLAIEPRNADESEKLEEVLAKYLQEDPTLELGTDEATGQIILSGMGELHLEVVLDRLRREYKLDPRAGNPQVVYQEVPGGKAEAEEEFDKVLGEEKHYGFVRLAVEPLERGAGQDIVFEIDTALWSAEWMDAVAEGIDDGLQSGVIKGFPVQDIKVRVLEMRKKDGESSVPGYHMAAGRALKEALTASSPKLMEPIMDVEISVPEEFVGEVIGLLGSKGARIENMISRNRQKIVQALSPLRNMFGFSTELRSSTQGRAGFAMKFHSFDVLD, encoded by the coding sequence GTGAATAAGAAGCCTGATTTTTCTGCCAGAGGTATCGGAAGGATACGCAATATCGGGATTATTGCGCACATTGACGCGGGTAAGACGACAGTTACCGAGCGCATGCTTTATTTTTCAGGTAAGATTCATCGGCTGGGCGAAGTTCATGAAGGCACGGCCACAATGGATTACATGCCTGAAGAGCAGGATCGCGGAATCACAATTACCTCCGCAGTGACAACATGTTACTGGGGGCAGAATACAATCAATATTATTGATACCCCCGGTCACGTTGATTTTACTATTGAGGTTGAGCGCTCTTTGCGCGTTCTTGATGGAGCGGTGGGTGTTTTTTGTGCTGTAGGCGGCGTTGAGCCCCAGTCTGAAACGGTTTGGCGGCAAAGTGAAGGGTATAGCGTTCCTAAACTGGTCTTTATAAATAAAATGGATCGATTGGGTGCGGATTTTGAAGCTGTGCTTGAATCCATGTCTGATAAGTTAAGTATAAAATCGCTGCCTGTTCAGGTTCCTGATGGCGGCGGTGACGAGTTTTCTGCTGTTTATGATCTGATCAGGATGAAGAAGCTGGTCTTTAATCAGGAAGAAAATGGAGAAGTTTTTGAGGCTTTTGATTTAACTGAACAGGATGAAGATTTTGTTACACCTTGGCGGGAAGGTCTGTGCGATGCTCTTTCTGAGGTTGATGATGAATTTATGGAACGGTATCTGGAAGATGATATTGATCCTGACTATATCGAATCTGTGATTCGCAAGGCCACTTTAAATCTGGAACTTGTACCCGTCTTTGCCGGTTCAGCTTTGAAAAATATCGGGGTACAGCCGCTCATGGACGGGGTGGGTAAGTTTTTGCCCAGCCCTCTTGAAGCTCCTGAAGTGACGGGATTTGATCCTGATACCGGAGTTGAAAGGGTGGTGGAGGCGTCTGTCTCAGCCCCTTTTCAGGCTTTGGCTTTTAAGATCCTGATGGATGCCGGGCGTAAAATGGTTCTTATGCGTATTTATTCCGGCAGGATTGAACCGGGGGACATTGTACAAAATTTTACGCAAAGAACGACTGAGCGAATTGCCCGTTTATTTAGAATGCACGCCGGACGTAAAGAGAGCATAGATGTTGCCGGCATCGGTGATATTGTTGCAGTGGCGGGGCTTAAAGATACCCGCACAGGGGACACGTTATCTCTTGCCGAGAAACCGCTTGTGCTTGAAAATATCGGGCTGTACAAGCCTGTTATTTCGCTTGCTATTGAACCCCGAAACGCCGATGAATCTGAAAAGCTCGAAGAAGTACTGGCGAAATATTTACAGGAAGACCCGACTCTTGAATTGGGAACTGATGAAGCTACAGGGCAGATTATTTTGTCGGGCATGGGAGAACTTCATTTGGAAGTTGTGCTTGATAGGCTCCGCCGTGAGTACAAACTTGATCCAAGGGCAGGTAATCCGCAGGTTGTTTATCAGGAAGTTCCCGGTGGAAAAGCTGAGGCTGAAGAAGAATTTGACAAGGTTCTTGGCGAAGAAAAGCATTACGGTTTCGTAAGGCTTGCTGTCGAGCCTCTCGAACGTGGAGCCGGGCAGGATATAGTTTTTGAAATTGATACCGCCCTTTGGTCCGCGGAATGGATGGATGCGGTTGCCGAAGGAATTGATGACGGCTTACAGAGTGGAGTTATCAAAGGATTTCCGGTTCAAGATATTAAAGTGCGTGTTCTTGAGATGCGCAAAAAGGACGGGGAGTCAAGTGTTCCCGGTTACCATATGGCAGCAGGCAGGGCGTTAAAAGAGGCGCTGACAGCCTCATCGCCAAAGCTTATGGAACCGATTATGGATGTTGAAATTTCAGTTCCCGAGGAGTTTGTAGGCGAGGTTATCGGTTTGCTCGGTTCCAAGGGTGCTCGTATCGAAAATATGATTTCCCGCAATCGCCAGAAGATTGTTCAGGCTCTGTCTCCACTGCGGAATATGTTCGGTTTTTCTACTGAGTTACGATCATCGACTCAGGGGCGTGCTGGATTTGCCATGAAATTCCACAGTTTTGATGTTCTGGATTAA
- a CDS encoding DUF2062 domain-containing protein encodes MQKEFSRIEKLKRLVRLYYLKVMRINASPHFIAMGVACGVFGGCFPFIPGLPLQTAIAVAAAFCTRSSKIAAAIATWISNPLNWLLFYYIQFKIGSFLLPMDVQFDPAKWAVTDFMEIGWQGVTILIFGGFILGIPLAAISYFFALHFVRRYRKRKALRMLSRRTKL; translated from the coding sequence ATGCAGAAAGAATTTTCCAGAATTGAGAAGCTGAAAAGGCTGGTCCGTTTATATTATTTAAAAGTGATGCGTATCAATGCCTCTCCTCATTTTATAGCTATGGGAGTTGCCTGCGGTGTTTTTGGAGGCTGCTTTCCTTTTATACCGGGCCTTCCGTTGCAGACTGCAATTGCTGTTGCTGCGGCTTTTTGTACTCGCAGCAGTAAGATTGCGGCTGCTATTGCCACCTGGATTTCAAATCCCCTCAACTGGCTGCTCTTTTATTATATTCAATTTAAAATTGGATCTTTTCTGCTTCCTATGGATGTTCAGTTTGATCCGGCCAAATGGGCTGTGACAGATTTTATGGAAATCGGCTGGCAGGGAGTTACAATTCTGATTTTCGGCGGTTTTATCCTTGGTATCCCGCTGGCGGCAATCTCATACTTCTTTGCGTTACATTTTGTTCGCCGTTATCGCAAACGCAAGGCTTTAAGGATGCTTTCGCGGCGGACAAAATTATAA